The Candidatus Accumulibacter similis genome has a segment encoding these proteins:
- a CDS encoding MliC family protein: MQLPVTRSLPFIVLLLTACATSGPQSATESSDRKVARTKSERQQLDFRLASGTYRCELGQSVEVERHARGDRAIEVRWEGKQHTLQRQASSSGLPRYEDRQNGLLWIDLPWKSVLMDAHSGRPLANECKPPANRTASG; encoded by the coding sequence ATGCAGTTGCCTGTCACGAGATCATTGCCCTTCATTGTCCTGCTGCTCACCGCGTGCGCCACCAGCGGGCCGCAGTCGGCGACGGAAAGCAGCGACAGGAAGGTTGCTCGCACGAAGTCGGAACGACAGCAGCTCGACTTCCGGCTTGCCAGCGGCACCTATCGCTGCGAACTGGGGCAGAGCGTCGAGGTCGAGCGGCACGCGCGCGGTGACCGGGCGATCGAGGTACGCTGGGAGGGAAAGCAGCACACCTTGCAGCGGCAGGCTTCGTCGTCCGGCCTGCCGCGTTACGAAGACCGGCAGAACGGTCTGCTGTGGATCGACCTGCCGTGGAAAAGCGTGCTGATGGATGCCCACAGCGGGCGTCCGCTGGCCAACGAATGCAAGCCGCCAGCGAACAGGACGGCCAGCGGTTGA
- a CDS encoding carbohydrate kinase family protein, translating to MPILICGSIAFDNIMVFHDRFKNHILPEQIHILNVAFLVPEMRREFGGCAGNIAYNLKLLGGDPLIMATVGDDADPYLQRLDDHGLARTHVRRIDGSYTAQAFITTDLDDNQITAFHPGAMSYSHLNRVADVHGATLAIVAPDGRDGMLQHARDLAAAGIPFVFDPGQGLPMFSGDDLTEFMRLATYACFNDYEAKLLCDRTGASLEELAAAVEALIVTRGGAGSHIHAGGRCIEIPCVAAAAVVDPTGCGDAYRSGLLYGIAAGWDWEKTGRLAAVMGAIKIAHRGGQNHRQQRSDIAALFASAFANAPW from the coding sequence ATGCCCATACTCATTTGCGGCTCAATCGCCTTCGACAACATCATGGTCTTCCATGATCGCTTCAAGAATCACATCCTGCCGGAGCAGATCCACATCCTGAACGTCGCTTTCCTGGTGCCCGAGATGCGACGGGAGTTTGGCGGTTGTGCCGGCAACATTGCCTACAACCTCAAGCTGCTCGGTGGCGATCCGCTGATCATGGCCACCGTTGGCGACGACGCCGATCCCTATCTCCAGCGCCTCGACGACCACGGCCTGGCACGCACCCACGTGCGCCGGATTGACGGCAGTTACACGGCGCAGGCCTTCATCACCACCGATCTCGACGACAACCAGATCACCGCCTTCCATCCGGGAGCGATGAGCTACTCGCACCTCAACCGCGTTGCCGACGTGCACGGCGCGACCCTGGCGATCGTCGCCCCCGATGGGCGTGACGGCATGCTGCAGCATGCCCGCGACTTGGCAGCGGCGGGCATTCCCTTCGTCTTCGATCCGGGTCAGGGTCTGCCGATGTTCTCCGGTGACGACCTGACGGAGTTCATGCGGCTTGCCACCTACGCCTGCTTCAACGACTATGAAGCGAAGCTCCTGTGCGACCGCACCGGCGCCTCTCTCGAGGAACTCGCGGCGGCGGTCGAAGCACTGATCGTGACGCGCGGCGGTGCCGGTTCTCACATCCATGCTGGCGGTCGTTGCATCGAGATCCCATGTGTTGCGGCGGCTGCCGTCGTCGACCCGACCGGCTGTGGTGACGCCTACCGCTCGGGACTGCTCTACGGCATCGCCGCCGGCTGGGACTGGGAGAAGACCGGCCGACTGGCGGCGGTCATGGGCGCGATCAAGATAGCGCATCGTGGCGGGCAGAACCACCGCCAGCAGCGCAGCGACATTGCCGCGCTCTTTGCCAGCGCCTTCGCCAACGCACCATGGTAG
- a CDS encoding zinc-ribbon domain-containing protein: MRTCCPTCRTVFRVTPEQLRLRAGKVRCGQCRAVFNAVDNLFDGDSLASPAVASLVATAGATSRLPPEARASAHTEPTPSPAEPVARPVAVASPSVVAAVSDIATLPAPIQRAEEPERAADESSPADRPSPDAAAADQSLPGAADGLSDPSRWLAEAPGVPPPAPRSVRTTFLVVAVLLACVLAGQFVFHQRGSIGISAPALRPLLAALSAAFGSEIPLPRQAALVSIESSDLQAHPGRDKLLVLQATLRNRAPYPQAYPALELTLTDTRDKAVARRVLLPEEYLSPAALTDPSFPTNAETEVKLWLEARQIDAAGYRLYLFYP; the protein is encoded by the coding sequence ATGCGCACCTGCTGCCCGACCTGCCGGACAGTCTTTCGCGTCACTCCCGAGCAGCTGCGGCTGCGGGCGGGCAAGGTTCGCTGCGGTCAGTGCCGCGCCGTCTTCAACGCCGTCGACAACCTCTTCGACGGCGACAGCCTCGCTTCGCCGGCAGTTGCGTCGCTGGTTGCGACAGCCGGAGCGACATCGCGGCTGCCGCCCGAAGCGCGCGCCAGCGCTCACACGGAGCCGACGCCGAGCCCGGCCGAGCCGGTCGCGAGACCGGTGGCCGTCGCCAGTCCGTCGGTGGTTGCGGCGGTGAGCGACATCGCGACCTTGCCGGCCCCCATTCAGCGTGCGGAGGAGCCGGAGCGCGCGGCAGACGAGTCGTCGCCTGCCGACCGGCCGTCGCCGGACGCCGCCGCCGCCGACCAGTCGCTGCCGGGCGCAGCGGACGGCCTGTCGGACCCGTCGCGATGGCTGGCGGAGGCGCCCGGCGTGCCCCCGCCGGCGCCGCGCAGCGTGCGGACGACCTTCCTCGTCGTTGCCGTGCTCCTGGCTTGCGTGCTGGCGGGCCAGTTCGTCTTTCACCAGCGCGGTAGCATCGGCATCAGCGCGCCGGCCCTGCGGCCGCTGCTGGCGGCGTTGAGTGCCGCCTTCGGCAGCGAAATCCCGCTGCCGCGCCAAGCGGCGCTTGTCAGCATCGAGAGTTCGGACCTGCAGGCACACCCGGGACGGGACAAGCTCCTCGTCCTGCAAGCCACCTTGCGCAATCGGGCACCCTACCCGCAGGCCTATCCCGCGCTGGAGCTGACGCTCACCGATACCCGTGACAAGGCGGTCGCACGGCGTGTCCTGCTGCCCGAGGAATACCTGTCGCCAGCCGCACTCACCGACCCTTCGTTCCCGACGAACGCCGAGACTGAGGTCAAGCTCTGGCTGGAAGCACGGCAGATCGACGCTGCCGGCTACCGGCTGTACCTCTTCTATCCCTGA
- the prmA gene encoding 50S ribosomal protein L11 methyltransferase, whose product MAWLSLSIRTDCQHAERLADALLEAGAIAASIEDADAGTADEQPQFGEPGSFSRPGWERSLVVALLRSDSDVRQVLLHCAAQAGLADPPPFSQEEVPEQDWVRLTQTQFEPIRVSQRLWIVPSWHAPPDPGAIVLVLDPGMAFGTGSHPTTRLCLEWLERSVRPGASLLDYGCGSGVLAIAAGRLGASEVVGVDIDPQAVAVARENAVANGVVARFQESADQLDGQFDIVVANILANPLRVLAPALCSHLRPGSLLALSGILVEQSDDLIEAYAPYLSLAVVDTREGWVCLAGSRN is encoded by the coding sequence ATGGCCTGGCTATCCCTGAGCATCCGCACCGATTGTCAGCACGCCGAGCGGCTTGCCGATGCGCTGCTCGAAGCCGGGGCCATCGCCGCCAGCATAGAGGACGCGGATGCCGGCACCGCCGACGAGCAACCGCAGTTCGGCGAACCCGGCTCGTTCAGTCGCCCAGGCTGGGAGCGCTCGCTGGTCGTTGCCCTGCTACGCTCGGATAGCGACGTCCGTCAGGTTCTGCTGCACTGCGCCGCGCAGGCCGGTCTCGCCGACCCGCCCCCGTTCAGCCAGGAGGAAGTGCCTGAGCAGGACTGGGTGCGCCTGACGCAAACCCAGTTCGAGCCGATTCGCGTTTCTCAACGCCTGTGGATCGTTCCCTCCTGGCATGCGCCACCCGATCCCGGGGCAATCGTCCTCGTCCTTGACCCGGGAATGGCTTTCGGCACCGGTTCGCACCCGACGACCCGGCTCTGCCTCGAGTGGCTCGAGCGGTCGGTCCGACCGGGCGCGTCGCTGCTCGACTACGGCTGCGGCTCCGGCGTGCTGGCGATCGCTGCCGGCAGGCTGGGTGCGAGCGAGGTCGTCGGCGTCGACATCGACCCGCAGGCGGTGGCGGTGGCACGCGAGAACGCCGTGGCCAATGGGGTCGTTGCCCGCTTCCAGGAATCGGCCGATCAACTGGACGGCCAGTTCGACATCGTCGTCGCCAACATTCTCGCCAATCCGCTGCGGGTTCTGGCGCCGGCGCTTTGCAGCCATCTGCGCCCGGGCAGTCTGCTGGCACTGTCGGGTATCCTCGTGGAACAGAGTGATGACCTGATCGAAGCCTATGCGCCCTATCTGTCGCTGGCCGTGGTCGACACACGCGAGGGCTGGGTCTGCCTTGCCGGCAGCAGGAACTAG
- the accC gene encoding acetyl-CoA carboxylase biotin carboxylase subunit, with amino-acid sequence MFGKVLIANRGEIALRIQRACRELGIKTVVVHSEADRDAKYVRLADESVCIGPAPSAQSYLNVPAIISAAEVTDAQAIHPGYGFLSENADFAERVESSGFVFIGPRPETIRLMGDKVTAKEAMRITGVPCVPGSEGVLPEDPREVALLARAVGYPVIIKAAGGGGGRGMRVVHTEAALINAVNMTRTEAQSFFGNPQVYLEKYLENPRHVEIQVLADSFRNAVYLGERDCSMQRRHQKIIEEAPAPGIPTRHIVRIGERCAEACRRLNYRGAGTFEFLFENNEFYFIEMNTRIQVEHPVTELITGVDLVAEQIRIAAGEKLRFRQRDLSFRGHAIECRINAEDPFTFVPSPGKVSFYHPPGGPGIRVDSHIYHGYTIPSHYDSMVAKVIAYGDSRDQALRRMRTALSEMSIDGIKTNIALHQELLQDSRFIEGGTSIHYLEQWLAAKGEVKKGG; translated from the coding sequence ATGTTCGGGAAAGTCCTCATCGCCAACCGCGGAGAAATCGCGCTGCGCATTCAGCGTGCCTGCCGCGAGCTGGGTATCAAGACCGTGGTCGTCCATTCGGAAGCAGACCGCGATGCCAAGTATGTCCGGCTGGCGGATGAATCGGTCTGCATCGGTCCAGCGCCGTCGGCGCAGAGCTACCTCAACGTGCCGGCAATCATCTCGGCCGCCGAGGTCACGGATGCGCAGGCGATTCATCCCGGCTACGGCTTCCTGTCGGAAAACGCCGATTTCGCCGAGCGCGTCGAATCGTCCGGCTTTGTCTTCATCGGACCGCGGCCGGAGACGATCAGGCTGATGGGAGACAAGGTCACCGCCAAGGAGGCCATGCGGATCACCGGTGTGCCCTGCGTACCCGGATCGGAAGGCGTACTGCCCGAGGATCCACGGGAGGTTGCTCTGCTCGCCAGGGCGGTCGGCTACCCGGTGATCATCAAGGCCGCCGGTGGCGGCGGTGGTCGCGGCATGCGTGTCGTGCATACCGAGGCGGCACTGATCAACGCCGTCAACATGACGCGTACGGAGGCCCAGAGCTTCTTCGGCAATCCGCAGGTCTACCTCGAGAAATACCTGGAGAATCCACGCCACGTCGAGATTCAGGTGCTCGCCGACAGCTTTCGCAACGCCGTCTATCTCGGTGAGCGCGACTGCTCGATGCAGCGCCGTCACCAGAAGATCATCGAGGAGGCGCCGGCCCCCGGCATCCCCACCCGCCACATCGTTCGCATCGGCGAGCGCTGCGCCGAGGCCTGTCGCCGGCTCAACTACCGCGGTGCGGGCACTTTCGAGTTCCTGTTCGAGAACAACGAGTTTTACTTCATCGAGATGAACACCCGCATCCAGGTCGAACATCCGGTCACCGAGCTGATCACCGGCGTTGATCTGGTTGCCGAGCAGATCCGCATCGCGGCTGGCGAGAAGCTGCGCTTTCGCCAGCGCGACCTGAGCTTCCGCGGCCATGCGATCGAATGCCGCATCAACGCCGAAGATCCCTTCACCTTCGTACCGTCGCCGGGCAAGGTCAGCTTCTACCACCCACCGGGGGGGCCCGGTATCCGTGTCGACTCGCACATCTATCATGGCTACACCATTCCGTCGCATTACGACTCGATGGTCGCCAAGGTGATCGCCTACGGCGACAGCCGCGACCAGGCGCTGCGTCGCATGCGCACGGCACTGTCGGAAATGAGCATCGACGGCATCAAGACCAACATCGCCCTGCATCAGGAACTGCTGCAGGATTCCCGGTTCATCGAGGGCGGCACCAGCATCCACTATCTCGAGCAGTGGCTGGCTGCCAAGGGCGAGGTCAAGAAAGGCGGCTGA
- a CDS encoding acetyl-CoA carboxylase biotin carboxyl carrier protein, translating to MDLRKLKKLIDLVEESSITELEINDAEEKVRIVKHGGMVSHHYSMSPVAPSPSTVIAAAPAEVVAPGEPELPAGDAVKAPMVGTFYRAPSPGAEPYVEVGSTVKAGDTLCIIEAMKLLNEIEAERSGTVKAILVENGQPVEFGEPLFIVG from the coding sequence ATGGATCTGCGGAAACTGAAGAAACTGATCGATCTGGTCGAGGAATCGAGCATCACCGAACTCGAGATCAACGATGCCGAGGAGAAGGTTCGCATCGTCAAGCATGGCGGCATGGTCTCGCATCACTACTCCATGTCCCCGGTCGCGCCGTCGCCGAGCACGGTCATCGCCGCCGCGCCGGCAGAGGTGGTAGCGCCCGGTGAGCCGGAATTGCCGGCGGGCGATGCCGTCAAGGCGCCGATGGTCGGTACCTTCTATCGCGCACCAAGTCCGGGCGCCGAGCCCTACGTCGAAGTCGGCAGTACCGTCAAGGCGGGCGATACCCTGTGCATCATCGAAGCCATGAAGCTGCTCAACGAGATCGAAGCCGAGCGGTCGGGGACCGTGAAAGCGATTCTGGTCGAGAATGGCCAGCCGGTCGAATTCGGCGAACCGCTGTTCATCGTCGGCTAG
- the aroQ gene encoding type II 3-dehydroquinate dehydratase: MKKQKDTSSSAGQPPEAPRLLVLHGPNLNLLGTREPVHYGSTSLAEINMALAHRAAAAGVHLETFQSNHEGALIERVHAAQQQGVRYLIVNPAAYTHSSIALRDALAGTGIPFVEVHLSNVHAREPFRHHSYFSDLAIGVISGLGSEGYLLALEYLLRQIAAE, translated from the coding sequence ATGAAGAAGCAAAAGGACACGTCGTCGAGCGCCGGCCAGCCGCCGGAGGCGCCGCGTCTGCTGGTACTGCATGGTCCCAACCTGAACCTCCTCGGCACGCGCGAACCGGTCCACTACGGTTCGACGAGCCTCGCCGAGATCAACATGGCGCTGGCGCATCGCGCCGCAGCGGCCGGCGTCCATCTCGAGACGTTCCAGAGCAACCACGAAGGTGCATTGATCGAGCGCGTGCACGCGGCGCAGCAGCAGGGCGTCCGTTACCTGATCGTCAATCCCGCCGCCTACACCCACAGCAGCATCGCGCTGCGCGACGCCCTCGCCGGTACCGGCATCCCCTTTGTCGAGGTACACCTGTCGAACGTGCATGCGCGCGAGCCGTTTCGTCACCACTCTTACTTCTCCGACCTGGCGATCGGTGTCATCAGCGGACTCGGCAGCGAGGGTTACCTGCTGGCGCTCGAGTACCTGCTGCGCCAGATCGCGGCGGAGTGA
- the mpl gene encoding UDP-N-acetylmuramate:L-alanyl-gamma-D-glutamyl-meso-diaminopimelate ligase has protein sequence MHIHILGICGTFMAGVAQLARAAGHRVTGCDSGVYPPMSSQLAAAEIEVIEGYEAAQTAIDPDCFVVGNAISRGNPLLEEILDRNLPFVSGPQWLAEHVLRQRWVLAVAGTHGKTTTAAMLAWILEDAGLSPGFLIGGVPLNFGVSARLPGELRRSPFFVIEADEYDTAFCDKRSKFVHYRPRTAILNNLEFDHADIFADLAAIETQFHHFVRTLPRSGLIVANAAETSLERVLARGCWTPVERFNDAAGWYAEGSDGDGSLQLRQAGELIGSTSWHLSGAHNRNNAVAALLAARHAGVPLTRGLQALQSFTNVKRRLEHRGTAAGVTVYDDFAHHPTAIATTVKGLRNKVGSRRILAVIEPRSNTMKLGVMKDLLPTSLGEADLVFCYSAGLGWNAAEALAPLGSRLRVDDDLDRLVEHVRAASRPGDQVLVMSNGGFGGVHDKLLAALAGGQEQA, from the coding sequence ATGCATATTCACATCCTCGGTATCTGTGGCACCTTCATGGCCGGCGTGGCGCAGCTGGCGCGTGCTGCCGGGCATCGTGTGACCGGTTGCGACAGCGGCGTTTACCCGCCGATGAGCAGCCAGCTGGCAGCGGCCGAGATCGAGGTCATCGAAGGTTACGAGGCAGCGCAGACGGCGATCGATCCGGACTGCTTCGTGGTCGGCAACGCCATCTCGCGCGGCAACCCGCTGCTGGAGGAAATCCTGGACCGCAATCTGCCCTTCGTCTCCGGTCCGCAATGGCTGGCCGAGCACGTACTGCGGCAGCGCTGGGTTCTGGCGGTCGCCGGCACACACGGCAAGACGACCACCGCCGCCATGCTTGCCTGGATCCTCGAGGACGCGGGACTCAGCCCCGGCTTCCTGATAGGTGGCGTGCCGCTGAACTTCGGCGTTTCGGCGCGTCTGCCCGGCGAGCTCAGGAGGTCGCCCTTCTTCGTCATCGAGGCCGACGAATACGATACGGCCTTCTGCGACAAGCGCTCGAAGTTCGTGCACTACCGCCCGCGGACGGCCATCCTGAACAACCTGGAGTTCGACCATGCCGACATCTTTGCCGATCTGGCGGCGATCGAGACACAGTTCCACCATTTCGTGCGCACCCTGCCACGCTCAGGCCTGATCGTCGCGAACGCCGCCGAAACCAGTCTCGAACGGGTGCTCGCTCGCGGTTGCTGGACACCGGTCGAGCGCTTCAACGACGCTGCCGGCTGGTACGCAGAGGGAAGCGATGGCGACGGAAGCCTGCAGCTCAGGCAGGCCGGCGAGTTGATCGGCAGCACGAGCTGGCATCTGAGCGGAGCGCACAATCGCAACAACGCCGTCGCCGCCCTGCTCGCCGCTCGCCACGCCGGCGTGCCGCTGACGCGCGGACTGCAGGCGCTGCAAAGCTTCACCAACGTCAAGCGCCGTCTCGAGCACCGCGGCACGGCGGCCGGGGTGACGGTCTACGACGATTTCGCCCACCATCCGACGGCAATCGCGACGACCGTCAAAGGTCTGCGCAACAAGGTGGGCAGCCGCCGCATCCTGGCGGTCATCGAGCCGCGCTCGAACACGATGAAACTGGGGGTGATGAAGGACTTGCTGCCGACCAGCCTGGGCGAAGCCGACCTGGTGTTCTGCTACAGCGCCGGCCTCGGCTGGAATGCTGCCGAAGCGCTGGCGCCGCTCGGCAGCCGGCTGCGGGTGGACGATGACCTCGATCGCCTGGTCGAGCACGTCAGGGCGGCCAGCAGGCCTGGGGATCAGGTACTGGTCATGAGCAACGGCGGCTTCGGGGGCGTGCACGACAAGCTGCTTGCCGCGCTTGCCGGGGGGCAGGAACAGGCCTGA
- a CDS encoding protoheme IX farnesyltransferase produces the protein MKATTSLLLQPTLQRVRAFVALTKPRVVSLIVFCAVIGMFLASPGPVPMPVLAFATIGIAFVAGAAAAINCLVEEHIDARMARTRARPLPLGEVSAFETFFFSGILGGAGLSILYRFVNPVTMWLTLITFVGYAVVYTLYLKPRTSQNIVIGGAAGAMPPVLGWAAVTGQAPAEAWLLFLIIFVWTPPHFWSLALYRAREYEAAGLPMLPVTHGAAYTRRHVFLYTLGLSAVTLVPYAIGMSGLLYLVVAVALNGIFLAHAWTIWRNYSDLAARKAFRWSIIYLALLFAALLIDHAL, from the coding sequence ATGAAAGCCACGACTTCTCTACTTCTGCAGCCGACGTTGCAGCGCGTGCGCGCTTTCGTCGCGCTGACCAAACCGCGTGTGGTGTCGCTGATCGTCTTTTGCGCCGTCATCGGCATGTTCCTGGCCTCGCCCGGGCCGGTGCCGATGCCGGTGCTCGCCTTTGCGACCATCGGCATCGCCTTCGTCGCCGGTGCCGCGGCGGCCATCAACTGCCTCGTCGAGGAGCACATCGACGCGCGCATGGCGCGCACGCGGGCGCGGCCGCTGCCGCTTGGCGAGGTCAGCGCCTTCGAGACCTTCTTTTTCTCCGGAATCCTCGGCGGGGCAGGGTTGTCGATCCTCTACCGTTTCGTCAATCCGGTGACGATGTGGCTGACCCTGATTACCTTCGTCGGCTATGCGGTGGTCTACACGCTGTACCTGAAGCCGCGCACCTCGCAGAACATCGTCATCGGCGGTGCGGCTGGGGCGATGCCGCCGGTCCTGGGCTGGGCGGCAGTGACCGGACAGGCGCCGGCGGAAGCGTGGCTGCTCTTCCTGATCATCTTCGTCTGGACGCCACCGCACTTCTGGTCGCTGGCACTCTACCGTGCCCGCGAGTACGAGGCCGCCGGGTTGCCGATGCTGCCGGTGACCCACGGTGCGGCGTACACCCGCCGCCACGTCTTCCTTTACACGCTGGGCCTGAGCGCGGTGACGCTGGTCCCCTACGCGATCGGGATGAGCGGCCTGCTGTACCTGGTGGTCGCGGTTGCCCTCAACGGAATCTTCCTGGCCCACGCCTGGACCATCTGGCGCAATTACTCGGACCTGGCGGCGCGCAAGGCCTTCCGCTGGTCGATCATCTACCTCGCCCTGCTCTTCGCTGCCCTGCTGATCGATCACGCGCTCTGA
- a CDS encoding SCO family protein, with protein MAPLNPAQMRLQSAMVLDDERPLPAFELLREGGKFANRDFTGRWTLLFFGYTFCPDICPTALYQLKELKSMLAERAVVLPQVLMVSVDPRDDPQTLRRYTNAFDPDFIGATADDAGLAPLVQHLGVYYSRHDKEGKADYAVDHSAAIYLIDPRGRPKAVFPAPQAVPAMLHDYLALVP; from the coding sequence GTGGCCCCTCTGAACCCGGCGCAGATGAGGCTGCAGTCGGCGATGGTGCTGGATGACGAGCGGCCGTTGCCCGCCTTTGAACTGCTTCGCGAGGGCGGGAAATTTGCCAACCGTGACTTCACGGGGCGCTGGACGCTGCTCTTCTTCGGCTATACCTTCTGCCCGGACATCTGTCCAACTGCCCTCTACCAGCTGAAGGAGCTCAAGAGCATGCTGGCCGAGCGAGCCGTTGTCCTGCCGCAGGTGTTGATGGTTTCCGTGGACCCGCGCGACGACCCGCAGACCCTGCGCCGCTACACGAACGCGTTCGACCCCGACTTCATCGGTGCCACCGCTGACGACGCCGGACTGGCGCCACTGGTGCAGCATCTCGGCGTTTACTACTCGCGCCACGACAAGGAGGGCAAGGCAGATTACGCCGTCGACCATTCGGCGGCGATCTACCTGATCGATCCGCGTGGCCGTCCGAAGGCCGTTTTCCCGGCGCCGCAGGCAGTGCCGGCGATGTTGCACGATTACCTTGCATTGGTGCCATGA
- a CDS encoding cbb3-type cytochrome c oxidase subunit I produces the protein MNLKEWIFTTDHKRVGVLYLIGSMAAFIVAGVMALLMRIELSTLGPTITSNPSSYNVWLYAHGAVMILGFQIPALTGFFANYCIPLMIGAKDVAFPRVNALSVWLFYVGIILALLTFFIPDPPDVMWTGYPPYSTITAGNTALYSFTVLILGFASIIGGVNFLTTIAYMRAPGLTWNKLNIFVWCTLGAFILQLIFVPVLGTAVTLISMDKYLGTHFFDPTRGGDVLTYQNLFWFYSHPAVYVIFLPFFGVLFEIVATFAKNRVFNYKAVVYGGIGGIILLSGVVWVHHLYVTGMVDWIRIGQMVTTLMISVPVGLMLIGLVGTLYKGSITFETPMLYALGVLFLFLIGGLTGIPLALTSLTLHLSDTYYVVGHFHYVMAVAGTFSIFAGVYYWFPKITGRMYNEFWGKLGFWVTFVGTNIVFWTMMDIGVKGMPRRYYDYSHFSQFEGAHQLMTLGAAILGVGFAIALLNWIIGAMKGAPAGDNPWKSMSLEWTTVSPPPHGNWPSPPSVSEEWTPYAYDNKR, from the coding sequence ATGAATCTGAAAGAATGGATATTCACCACTGACCACAAGCGCGTTGGAGTGCTGTATCTGATCGGCTCCATGGCTGCTTTCATCGTTGCCGGGGTCATGGCGCTGTTGATGCGCATCGAGCTGTCTACGCTGGGACCAACGATCACCAGCAATCCGTCGAGCTACAACGTCTGGCTCTATGCGCACGGGGCAGTGATGATTCTCGGCTTCCAGATCCCGGCGTTGACCGGATTCTTTGCCAACTACTGCATTCCGCTGATGATCGGCGCCAAGGACGTCGCCTTCCCACGCGTCAACGCCCTGTCGGTGTGGCTGTTCTACGTCGGCATCATTCTCGCGCTGCTCACCTTCTTCATTCCCGATCCGCCGGACGTCATGTGGACCGGCTATCCGCCATACTCGACGATCACCGCCGGCAATACCGCCCTCTACTCCTTCACGGTGCTGATCCTCGGCTTCGCGTCGATCATCGGCGGCGTCAACTTCCTGACGACCATTGCTTACATGCGTGCGCCGGGACTGACCTGGAACAAGCTCAACATCTTTGTCTGGTGCACGCTCGGCGCCTTCATCCTGCAACTCATCTTCGTTCCCGTTCTGGGTACGGCGGTGACACTGATCAGCATGGACAAGTATCTGGGAACGCACTTTTTCGATCCGACGCGCGGTGGCGACGTCCTGACCTACCAGAACCTCTTCTGGTTCTACTCGCACCCAGCCGTCTACGTCATCTTCCTGCCCTTCTTCGGCGTCCTGTTCGAGATCGTCGCGACCTTTGCCAAGAACCGGGTGTTCAACTACAAGGCGGTGGTCTACGGCGGCATCGGCGGCATCATCCTCCTGTCGGGCGTCGTATGGGTCCATCACCTCTACGTGACCGGCATGGTGGACTGGATCCGCATTGGTCAGATGGTCACCACGCTGATGATCTCGGTTCCCGTCGGCCTCATGCTGATCGGCCTGGTCGGCACGCTGTACAAGGGGTCGATCACGTTCGAGACGCCGATGCTGTATGCTCTCGGCGTGTTGTTTCTCTTCCTCATCGGCGGCCTGACCGGTATCCCGCTCGCTCTGACCTCCCTGACGCTGCATCTCTCGGATACCTACTACGTTGTCGGGCACTTCCACTATGTAATGGCGGTTGCCGGGACCTTCTCGATCTTCGCCGGCGTCTACTACTGGTTTCCGAAGATCACCGGCCGCATGTACAACGAGTTCTGGGGCAAGCTGGGTTTCTGGGTCACCTTCGTTGGCACCAACATCGTCTTCTGGACGATGATGGACATCGGTGTCAAGGGAATGCCGCGCCGTTACTACGACTATTCGCATTTCTCGCAATTCGAGGGCGCGCATCAGTTGATGACGCTGGGAGCGGCCATTCTCGGCGTCGGCTTTGCCATTGCCCTGCTGAACTGGATCATCGGCGCCATGAAGGGTGCACCGGCTGGCGACAATCCATGGAAGTCGATGTCCCTCGAATGGACCACGGTATCGCCGCCGCCGCATGGCAACTGGCCGTCGCCGCCGAGCGTCAGTGAGGAGTGGACGCCTTACGCCTACGACAACAAGCGCTGA